From the genome of Sulfitobacter sp. DSM 110093, one region includes:
- the nuoL gene encoding NADH-quinone oxidoreductase subunit L, producing the protein METTILFAPLVGAILCGFGWKIIGEKAAQWVATGLLFLAAFLSWVVFLTLDGPTEQIQILRFIESGTLSTDWAIRMDRLTALMLIVITTVSSLVHLYSFGYMAHDENFRDNESYRPRFFAYLSFFTFAMLMLVTADNLVQMFFGWEGVGVASYLLIGFYFRKPSANAAAMKAFVVNRVGDFAFLLGIFGLYMLTDSIRFDDIFAAAPDLAEQTVTFLWNDWNAANLIAFLLFLGAMGKSAQLFLHTWLPDAMEGPTPVSALIHAATMVTAGVFLVCRMSPVMEFAPEAMAFVTVIGATTAFVAATIGLVQTDIKRVIAYSTMSQLGYMFVAAGVGMYSAAMFHLFTHAFFKAMLFLGAGSVIHAMHHEQDMTNYGGLRKKIPYTFWAMMIGTLAITGVGIPLTHIGFAGFLSKDAIIESAWGGGSMYGFWMLVIAAAMTSFYSWRLIFLTFFGKPRGNKHTHEHAHESPMVMLIPLGVLALGSVFAGMVWYGSFFGHADQVGKFYGIPMAEMAEGGDDHVEGAEDDHGATGPVDGDHGAEALVEGHQDEGAHHEAFGGAPGEGALYFAPDNHVLDDAHAAPTWVKVSPFIAMLAGLVMALWFYIWSPTVPGRLAANQRPLYLFLKNKWYFDEVYDVIFVRPAKTIGRFLWKRGDGNVIDGTLNGIAMGIIPFFTRLAGKVQTGYIFTYAFAMVIGIAVLVTWMTMSGGAN; encoded by the coding sequence ATGGAAACCACAATCCTATTCGCCCCGCTTGTAGGTGCCATCCTCTGCGGTTTCGGCTGGAAAATCATCGGTGAGAAGGCCGCCCAGTGGGTCGCCACGGGGCTTTTGTTCCTCGCCGCCTTCCTGTCTTGGGTGGTTTTCCTAACGCTGGACGGCCCGACCGAGCAAATCCAGATCCTGCGCTTTATCGAAAGTGGCACTCTCAGCACCGATTGGGCGATCCGCATGGACCGTTTGACCGCGCTGATGCTGATCGTCATCACCACGGTATCGAGCCTCGTGCATCTCTACTCTTTCGGCTACATGGCGCACGATGAGAACTTCCGCGATAACGAAAGCTATCGCCCCCGGTTCTTCGCTTATCTGTCGTTCTTTACCTTCGCGATGTTGATGCTGGTGACAGCGGACAACCTCGTGCAGATGTTCTTCGGTTGGGAGGGCGTTGGTGTCGCCTCCTACCTGCTGATCGGTTTCTACTTCCGCAAGCCTTCGGCCAATGCCGCCGCGATGAAAGCCTTTGTCGTCAACCGGGTGGGGGACTTTGCTTTCCTGCTGGGCATCTTTGGCCTCTATATGCTGACAGATTCGATCCGCTTTGATGATATCTTTGCCGCAGCGCCCGACTTGGCCGAGCAGACGGTGACTTTCCTGTGGAACGATTGGAACGCGGCGAACCTGATCGCCTTCCTACTGTTCCTCGGCGCGATGGGTAAGTCGGCGCAATTGTTCCTGCACACTTGGCTGCCCGACGCAATGGAAGGTCCGACACCTGTGTCGGCTCTGATCCACGCGGCGACGATGGTCACTGCGGGTGTCTTCCTCGTCTGCCGCATGTCGCCGGTGATGGAATTCGCACCCGAAGCGATGGCATTCGTCACCGTGATCGGTGCCACCACCGCCTTTGTCGCGGCGACCATCGGTCTTGTGCAGACCGACATCAAACGTGTGATCGCCTATTCGACCATGTCGCAGCTTGGCTATATGTTCGTGGCGGCTGGCGTTGGCATGTATTCGGCGGCGATGTTCCATCTGTTTACCCACGCTTTCTTTAAGGCGATGCTGTTCTTGGGCGCGGGCTCGGTCATTCACGCGATGCACCACGAGCAAGACATGACCAACTACGGCGGTCTGCGTAAAAAGATCCCCTACACCTTCTGGGCGATGATGATCGGCACGCTGGCGATCACCGGTGTTGGCATCCCGCTGACGCATATCGGTTTCGCGGGCTTCCTGTCGAAAGACGCGATCATCGAGAGCGCTTGGGGCGGTGGGTCAATGTATGGCTTCTGGATGCTGGTGATCGCAGCGGCGATGACGAGCTTCTACAGCTGGCGCCTGATTTTCCTGACCTTCTTTGGCAAGCCGCGTGGCAACAAGCACACGCATGAGCATGCGCATGAAAGCCCGATGGTCATGCTGATCCCGCTTGGCGTTCTGGCGCTCGGCTCGGTCTTTGCCGGGATGGTCTGGTACGGCAGCTTCTTTGGCCATGCCGATCAAGTTGGCAAATTCTACGGCATTCCGATGGCAGAAATGGCCGAAGGCGGCGACGATCATGTCGAAGGAGCCGAGGATGACCACGGTGCCACCGGCCCGGTTGACGGCGACCACGGAGCCGAGGCGCTGGTCGAAGGCCACCAAGACGAGGGCGCGCATCACGAAGCCTTTGGCGGTGCGCCGGGCGAGGGGGCGCTTTACTTTGCGCCCGACAACCATGTGCTGGATGACGCGCATGCTGCCCCGACATGGGTCAAGGTCTCGCCTTTCATCGCGATGCTGGCCGGGTTGGTCATGGCCCTGTGGTTCTATATCTGGAGCCCAACCGTCCCCGGACGGCTGGCGGCGAACCAACGCCCGCTTTACCTGTTTCTGAAAAACAAATGGTACTTTGATGAGGTTTACGACGTGATTTTCGTGCGTCCCGCCAAAACGATCGGCCGGTTCCTGTGGAAACGCGGCGATGGCAATGTGATCGATGGCACGCTGAATGGCATCGCCATGGGCATCATCCCCTTCTTCACCCGCCTCGCGGGTAAGGTACAGACGGGCTATATCTTCACCTATGCCTTCGCCATGGTGATCGGCATTGCCGTTCTGGTGACATGGATGACGATGAGCGGAGGAGCGAACTGA
- a CDS encoding NADH-quinone oxidoreductase subunit M, producing MDTHLLSIITFIPAFAALILAVFLRGDDAAAGRNAKWLAFITTTVTFLISLFVLFEFDPSNTDFQFVDEADWLLGLKYRLGVDGISILFVMLTTFMMPLVIAASWNVEHRVKEYMIAFLLLETLMLGVFMALDLVLFYLFFEAGLIPMFLIIGIWGGKERIYASFKFFLYTFLGSVLMLVAMVAMFTEAGTTCIGGCEVSLLTHNFASDNFELLGIQIVGGMQTLMFLAFFASFAVKMPMWPVHTWLPDAHVQAPTAGSVVLAAILLKMGGYGFLRFSLPMFPVGSEVMTPLILWMSAIAIVYTSLVALVQQDMKKLIAYSSVAHMGFVTMGIFAANQQGVDGAIFQMISHGFISGALFLSVGVIYDRMHTRDIDAYGGLVNRMPAYALVFMFFTMANVGLPGTSGFVGEFLTLMATFQVNTWVAAVATTGVIFSAAYALWLYRRVVMGDLIKESLRAITDMTAREKWIIAPLVAMTLILGVYPALVLDMIGPSVAALVDNYDMALEAADTAVQTADASH from the coding sequence ATGGATACGCATCTGCTTTCAATCATCACATTCATTCCGGCCTTCGCAGCGTTGATCCTTGCGGTGTTCCTGCGCGGTGACGATGCCGCCGCCGGGCGGAATGCAAAATGGTTGGCCTTCATCACCACGACGGTCACCTTCCTGATCTCGCTTTTCGTGCTGTTCGAGTTCGATCCGTCCAACACCGACTTCCAATTCGTGGATGAGGCCGACTGGCTTCTGGGTCTGAAGTACCGCCTTGGCGTCGACGGGATTTCGATCCTTTTCGTTATGCTGACCACCTTCATGATGCCGCTGGTTATCGCGGCAAGCTGGAATGTCGAGCATCGCGTTAAGGAATACATGATCGCCTTCCTGCTCTTGGAAACGCTGATGCTCGGCGTGTTCATGGCGCTGGATCTGGTGCTCTTTTACCTCTTCTTTGAGGCGGGTCTGATCCCGATGTTCCTGATCATCGGCATCTGGGGCGGGAAAGAGCGTATCTACGCGAGCTTCAAGTTCTTCCTTTACACCTTCCTCGGCTCGGTGCTGATGCTGGTGGCGATGGTTGCGATGTTTACTGAGGCGGGCACGACCTGCATCGGCGGCTGCGAGGTTAGCCTGCTGACACATAACTTCGCCTCCGATAACTTTGAGCTTCTGGGCATTCAGATCGTCGGCGGCATGCAAACGCTGATGTTCCTGGCCTTCTTCGCCAGCTTCGCGGTCAAGATGCCGATGTGGCCGGTCCACACTTGGCTGCCCGATGCGCACGTTCAGGCCCCGACGGCGGGTTCCGTGGTGCTGGCGGCGATCTTGCTGAAAATGGGCGGCTACGGCTTCCTACGCTTTAGCCTGCCGATGTTCCCCGTAGGGTCAGAGGTGATGACCCCGCTGATCCTGTGGATGTCTGCGATTGCCATTGTCTACACCTCGCTGGTGGCGCTGGTGCAGCAGGACATGAAAAAGCTGATCGCTTATTCCTCGGTCGCACACATGGGTTTCGTCACGATGGGCATCTTTGCTGCGAACCAGCAGGGTGTTGATGGTGCAATTTTCCAGATGATCAGCCACGGTTTCATTTCCGGCGCGCTCTTCCTCAGCGTTGGCGTGATCTATGACCGGATGCACACCCGTGACATCGACGCCTATGGTGGTCTGGTGAACCGGATGCCTGCCTATGCGCTGGTCTTTATGTTCTTCACCATGGCGAACGTGGGTCTGCCGGGCACATCCGGTTTTGTGGGGGAATTCCTGACGCTGATGGCGACCTTCCAAGTGAACACTTGGGTGGCTGCTGTGGCGACCACGGGTGTGATCTTCTCGGCGGCCTATGCGCTGTGGCTCTATCGCCGCGTGGTGATGGGTGACCTGATCAAAGAAAGCCTCAGGGCGATCACCGACATGACCGCGCGTGAGAAATGGATCATTGCACCGCTGGTGGCGATGACCCTGATCTTGGGCGTCTATCCGGCGCTGGTGCTTGATATGATCGGGCCGTCGGTGGCTGCTCTCGTTGACAATTACGACATGGCGCTGGAGGCGGCTGACACCGCTGTGCAGACCGCCGATGCCTCGCATTAA
- the nuoN gene encoding NADH-quinone oxidoreductase subunit NuoN, with translation MISADLNIILPEIVLAGFALLGLLGAVYTSKDKAAGVLVWVTAVVMVLLAGWVAMSGDGSTNIAFHGMFIDDSFARFAKVAILLSAAAVLVMSENYMKLRGLLRFEYPILVSLAVVGMMVMVSAGDLMALYMGLELQSLALYVVASLRRDSVKSTEAGLKYFVLGALSSGLLLYGASLVYGYAGTTLFAGIITTAQTGETSLGLLFGLVFLISGLAFKVSAVPFHMWTPDVYEGAPTPIAAFFATAPKVAAMGLFARVMHDAFGQIVSDWSQIVALLSVLSMFFGSVAAIGQTNIKRLMAFSSIAHMGYALMGLAAGTAFGVQAMLVYMAIYVTMNLGTFAFILLMQKDGAPVTDITLLNMYAKTNPGRALAMLVLLFSLAGVPPMLGFFGKFYVLRAAYDANMAWLAVAGVIASVIGAYYYLRIVFYMYFGEERSDTLDHQNGGVLTVVLMASAVIMIVGIANMFGVEGMAASAAASLVN, from the coding sequence ATGATATCCGCTGATCTGAACATCATTCTGCCCGAGATTGTCCTTGCGGGGTTTGCCCTGCTTGGCCTTCTTGGCGCGGTCTATACGTCGAAAGACAAGGCCGCCGGGGTGCTCGTCTGGGTGACCGCGGTGGTGATGGTGCTGCTGGCTGGTTGGGTGGCCATGTCGGGTGACGGCTCCACCAACATTGCGTTTCATGGGATGTTCATCGACGACAGCTTTGCCCGCTTTGCCAAAGTAGCGATCCTGCTGTCGGCGGCTGCCGTGTTGGTCATGTCCGAGAACTACATGAAACTGCGCGGTTTGCTGCGGTTTGAATATCCCATTCTGGTCTCGCTGGCGGTTGTCGGCATGATGGTGATGGTCAGCGCAGGTGACCTGATGGCGCTTTACATGGGGTTGGAACTGCAATCTCTGGCGCTCTATGTCGTCGCTTCGCTCCGTCGCGACTCAGTCAAATCGACCGAAGCCGGTCTGAAGTATTTCGTTCTCGGCGCACTCAGCTCGGGCCTGCTGCTTTATGGTGCGTCGCTTGTCTACGGCTATGCCGGGACCACGCTTTTCGCCGGGATCATCACAACCGCGCAAACCGGGGAAACCTCGCTCGGGCTGCTTTTTGGTCTGGTCTTCCTGATCTCGGGCCTTGCCTTCAAGGTCTCCGCCGTGCCGTTCCACATGTGGACACCGGACGTTTATGAGGGCGCACCGACCCCGATTGCGGCGTTCTTTGCAACCGCGCCTAAAGTGGCCGCCATGGGTCTTTTCGCGCGGGTCATGCATGACGCCTTTGGCCAGATCGTCAGCGACTGGAGCCAGATCGTGGCACTGCTGTCGGTGCTGTCGATGTTCTTCGGCTCGGTCGCCGCGATCGGCCAGACCAACATCAAACGTCTGATGGCCTTCTCGTCGATTGCCCACATGGGCTATGCGCTAATGGGCTTGGCTGCGGGCACGGCCTTTGGCGTGCAGGCAATGCTGGTCTATATGGCGATCTATGTGACGATGAACCTCGGCACCTTTGCCTTCATCCTGCTGATGCAGAAAGACGGCGCGCCGGTGACCGATATCACGCTGCTCAACATGTATGCCAAGACCAATCCGGGCCGCGCCCTTGCGATGCTGGTGCTGCTCTTCAGCCTTGCGGGTGTGCCGCCGATGCTGGGCTTCTTTGGCAAGTTCTATGTGCTGCGCGCAGCCTATGATGCCAATATGGCATGGCTCGCTGTGGCGGGCGTAATCGCCAGTGTGATCGGCGCTTATTATTACCTGCGGATCGTTTTCTACATGTATTTTGGCGAAGAACGCTCTGACACGTTGGATCACCAGAACGGTGGCGTGCTGACCGTGGTGTTGATGGCGTCGGCGGTGATCATGATCGTCGGGATCGCAAACATGTTCGGTGTCGAAGGCATGGCCGCCTCGGCCGCGGCGTCACTGGTGAACTGA
- a CDS encoding biotin--[acetyl-CoA-carboxylase] ligase produces MTNWPEGYGRRAYDTLDSTLSEAARLQQELTAPTWILALEQTAARGRRGRSWTTPRGNFAATLMMPRKEPPGIAALRSFVASLALYRAFVAVTGREDAFALKWPNDVLLRGGKVAGILLESVGDQLAIGIGVNLAHAPVASTLETRALPAVTLREAGANVTAEDFLDILAQQYAGLEDQFTTYGFTAIRSAWLAHAARLGEVITARTMRDEITGVFEDVDSAGNLILRTREGAVPITAADVFF; encoded by the coding sequence ATGACCAATTGGCCGGAAGGCTATGGGCGGCGCGCCTACGACACGCTTGATTCCACCCTTTCCGAGGCGGCGCGGTTACAGCAAGAGCTGACCGCGCCGACCTGGATCTTGGCGCTGGAGCAGACGGCTGCGCGCGGTCGCCGGGGCCGAAGCTGGACGACCCCCCGCGGTAATTTTGCGGCAACCTTGATGATGCCGCGCAAAGAACCGCCCGGTATCGCCGCATTACGCTCTTTCGTGGCGTCGCTGGCGCTGTACCGCGCCTTTGTTGCGGTGACGGGGCGAGAAGACGCTTTCGCGCTGAAATGGCCGAATGATGTACTGCTCCGGGGCGGCAAGGTTGCGGGTATTCTGCTGGAAAGCGTGGGTGACCAACTAGCCATTGGTATCGGTGTGAACCTTGCCCATGCCCCCGTGGCCAGCACGCTGGAGACCCGCGCCCTGCCTGCGGTGACGCTGCGCGAAGCGGGGGCAAATGTAACTGCCGAAGATTTTCTCGACATCCTTGCGCAACAATATGCCGGTCTGGAAGATCAATTCACCACCTATGGTTTCACAGCAATCCGCAGCGCATGGCTGGCCCATGCCGCACGGCTGGGAGAGGTCATAACCGCCCGAACTATGCGCGATGAAATCACCGGTGTTTTCGAAGATGTCGACAGTGCGGGCAATCTGATCCTGCGCACCCGCGAAGGCGCGGTGCCCATCACCGCAGCAGACGTATTTTTCTAA
- a CDS encoding type III pantothenate kinase: MLLAIDCGNTNTVFSIWDGKEFIATWRTATEWKRTADQYFVWLNTLMRLQNIDADITDMIISSTVPRVVFNLRVLADRYFQTRPLVVGKPGCALPIDVRVDGGTQVGPDRLVNTVAGYDLYGGDLIVVDFGTATTFDVVADDGAYIGGVIAPGVNLSLEALHSAAAALPHVDISKPAHVIGTNTVACMQSGVFWGYVGLVREICDRVKAERARPMRVIATGGLAPLFQQAVDLFDDYQDELTMHGLTVIHDYNKDKAE; this comes from the coding sequence ATGCTTCTGGCAATTGATTGCGGCAACACAAATACGGTATTCTCAATCTGGGACGGGAAAGAGTTCATCGCCACATGGCGGACCGCGACTGAATGGAAACGGACGGCTGACCAATATTTTGTCTGGCTTAACACTTTGATGCGGTTACAAAATATCGACGCCGACATCACCGATATGATTATCAGCTCGACCGTGCCGCGTGTGGTGTTCAACTTGCGGGTCCTCGCTGATCGCTACTTTCAAACTCGCCCTCTGGTGGTCGGCAAACCCGGCTGCGCGTTGCCGATTGACGTGCGCGTTGACGGGGGCACACAGGTTGGGCCTGACCGGTTGGTGAATACGGTCGCGGGCTATGATCTTTATGGTGGCGACTTGATCGTGGTCGACTTTGGCACCGCAACGACCTTTGACGTCGTCGCAGATGATGGTGCCTATATAGGCGGTGTGATCGCCCCCGGTGTGAACCTCAGCCTAGAGGCGCTGCATAGTGCCGCTGCCGCTCTGCCGCATGTTGATATCTCCAAACCGGCGCATGTAATTGGCACCAATACAGTGGCCTGTATGCAGTCGGGTGTCTTTTGGGGTTATGTCGGGCTGGTTCGTGAGATATGTGACCGGGTAAAGGCGGAACGCGCTAGACCCATGCGCGTTATCGCAACGGGGGGGCTGGCTCCGCTGTTTCAACAGGCAGTCGACCTGTTCGATGATTATCAAGATGAACTCACGATGCACGGGCTGACCGTGATCCACGACTACAATAAGGACAAAGCTGAATAA
- a CDS encoding ribonuclease J, whose product MSSERFIYLPLGGAGEIGMNAYVYGYGKPGKERLIVVDIGVAFPDMDSTPGVDLILPDITWLKKRRDQIEAIFITHAHEDHIGAIAHSYEALKAPIYARAFTANIARRKMSEHGHPEDAITTVGKWPEQITAGPFKIGFLPISHSIPESSAMVIDTPEGRTIHSGDFKIDRTPGVGEAFDDALWADVCKDGVKALICDSTNVFSAHAGRSEATVGPEIEKLVSGAEGMVIATTFASNVARVKTLAEAGARAGRSIVLLGRAMNRMVEASIQTGVMKDFPPVISPENARAIPRENLMLLVTGSQGERRAASAQLARGKYQGIELKEGDLFLFSSKTIPGNERGVISIINQFSEKGVDVVDDSSGLYHVSGHANRPDLETLHDIVKPQVLIPMHGEHRHLREHVKIADGKGITGVLAVNGMMIDLSGNKPKVVEHVDTGRMYLDGSVQVGALDGVVRDRIRMALNGHATVTMILDADDEPLGEPWVDLMGLPETGRSNAPLVDVLEQDLSQWLNRQKAATLRDDDKLNDGLKKVARQSAQNEIGKKPEVTVVVSRLN is encoded by the coding sequence ATGAGCAGCGAACGATTTATCTACCTTCCCCTCGGTGGGGCGGGTGAAATTGGCATGAACGCCTATGTCTATGGCTACGGCAAACCCGGTAAAGAGCGGCTGATCGTTGTCGACATCGGTGTGGCCTTCCCCGATATGGACAGCACCCCCGGCGTTGACCTGATCTTGCCCGACATCACGTGGTTGAAAAAACGCCGTGACCAGATCGAAGCGATCTTTATCACCCACGCACACGAAGACCACATCGGCGCGATCGCCCATTCTTATGAGGCGCTCAAAGCGCCCATTTACGCGCGTGCCTTTACCGCAAATATCGCCCGCCGCAAGATGTCAGAGCATGGCCATCCTGAGGATGCGATCACGACGGTGGGCAAGTGGCCTGAGCAGATCACTGCGGGTCCGTTTAAGATTGGCTTCTTGCCAATCTCGCATTCGATCCCTGAATCTTCGGCCATGGTCATCGACACGCCCGAGGGGCGCACGATCCACTCCGGCGATTTCAAGATCGACCGCACACCGGGCGTGGGCGAAGCCTTTGATGACGCGCTTTGGGCCGATGTCTGCAAGGATGGCGTCAAAGCGTTGATCTGCGACAGTACGAATGTGTTTTCCGCTCATGCCGGACGTTCTGAGGCCACAGTCGGCCCAGAGATCGAAAAGCTGGTAAGCGGCGCTGAGGGTATGGTGATCGCTACGACATTCGCCTCCAACGTGGCGCGTGTCAAAACGCTGGCCGAGGCCGGCGCGCGCGCAGGTCGGTCGATTGTACTGCTGGGCCGGGCGATGAACCGTATGGTCGAAGCCTCGATCCAGACCGGTGTGATGAAGGATTTCCCGCCGGTGATCTCGCCCGAGAACGCCCGCGCGATCCCACGTGAGAACCTGATGCTGCTGGTTACGGGCAGCCAAGGCGAACGCCGCGCGGCTTCGGCGCAGCTTGCACGGGGTAAATATCAGGGGATCGAGTTGAAAGAGGGCGATCTGTTCCTCTTCTCGTCGAAAACCATCCCGGGCAATGAGCGCGGTGTTATCAGCATCATCAACCAGTTCTCTGAAAAGGGTGTTGATGTGGTGGACGACTCTTCGGGTCTTTACCACGTGTCCGGTCACGCCAACCGCCCTGATCTGGAAACGCTGCATGATATTGTGAAGCCACAGGTTCTGATCCCCATGCACGGCGAGCACCGTCACCTACGCGAGCATGTAAAAATTGCAGACGGCAAGGGCATCACGGGCGTTCTGGCCGTTAACGGAATGATGATTGATTTGTCGGGCAACAAGCCCAAAGTGGTTGAGCATGTCGACACGGGCCGGATGTACCTTGACGGATCGGTTCAGGTCGGTGCGCTGGATGGTGTGGTGCGGGATCGTATCCGCATGGCATTGAACGGTCATGCGACTGTGACGATGATTTTGGATGCCGACGACGAGCCGCTTGGCGAGCCTTGGGTTGATCTGATGGGTTTGCCGGAAACAGGCCGTTCCAACGCGCCACTGGTGGATGTGCTGGAACAGGACCTAAGCCAATGGCTCAACCGTCAGAAAGCCGCCACCCTGCGCGATGACGACAAGCTGAACGACGGCCTGAAAAAGGTTGCTCGACAGTCGGCGCAGAACGAAATCGGCAAGAAACCCGAAGTTACCGTGGTGGTTAGTCGTCTGAACTGA
- a CDS encoding DEAD/DEAH box helicase produces MTKFTDLNLNAKVLKAVVEAGYESPTPIQAGAIPPALEGRDVLGIAQTGTGKTASFTLPMLSLLARGRARARMPRSLVLCPTRELAAQVAENFDTYSKHLKLTKALLIGGVSFKEQDKLIDKGVDVLIATPGRLLDHFERGKLILSDVKVMVVDEADRMLDMGFIPDIERIFGLTPFTRQTLFFSATMAPEIERITNTFLSNPERIEVARQATTSENITQGVVMFKASRKDREATEKRKLLRLLIDAEGEKCTNAIIFCNRKMDVDTVAKSLKKYGYDAAPIHGDLDQSQRTKTLEGFRNGELRFLIASDVAARGLDVPSVSHVFNFDVPSHAEDYVHRIGRTGRAGRDGKAIMICVPRDEKNFEDVERLVQKEIPRLENLLHTDAPAAEEPIAEAPAKSNAKPKRTRSRSRKPDAPRAENPAADKPVEDTQPQAEAPKAEAKPQLKPEPNPEPTPAPQAAAPVAQDERKPNRGGNDDKKRRGRNDKRGAGDNRVVGLGDHTPDFIGLSFRERI; encoded by the coding sequence ATGACAAAATTTACCGATCTAAACTTGAACGCCAAGGTTCTCAAAGCTGTTGTAGAAGCTGGCTACGAATCGCCCACACCCATTCAGGCCGGCGCCATCCCCCCTGCCCTCGAAGGCCGCGACGTCTTGGGCATCGCCCAGACCGGCACCGGCAAAACCGCCAGCTTTACGCTGCCGATGCTTTCGCTGCTCGCCCGTGGCCGTGCCCGCGCGCGGATGCCGCGGAGCCTCGTGCTTTGCCCCACGCGGGAATTGGCAGCGCAGGTTGCTGAAAACTTCGATACCTATTCCAAGCACCTCAAGCTCACCAAAGCGCTGCTGATCGGCGGCGTGAGCTTTAAGGAGCAAGACAAGCTGATCGACAAAGGCGTCGACGTGCTGATCGCCACACCCGGCCGCCTGCTGGACCATTTCGAGCGGGGCAAACTGATCCTGTCGGATGTGAAAGTCATGGTCGTCGACGAAGCCGACCGGATGCTCGACATGGGCTTCATCCCTGATATCGAACGCATCTTTGGCCTCACGCCCTTTACCCGGCAAACGCTGTTCTTCTCTGCCACCATGGCGCCTGAGATTGAGCGGATCACCAATACATTCCTCAGCAATCCCGAGCGGATCGAAGTGGCCCGTCAGGCCACCACGAGCGAGAATATCACCCAAGGCGTGGTGATGTTCAAAGCCTCCCGCAAGGACCGTGAAGCCACCGAAAAGCGCAAACTGTTGCGCCTGCTGATCGACGCCGAAGGCGAGAAATGCACCAACGCAATCATCTTCTGTAACCGGAAGATGGATGTGGACACCGTTGCCAAGTCGTTGAAAAAATACGGCTATGACGCGGCACCCATTCACGGTGATCTGGATCAAAGCCAGCGGACCAAAACGTTGGAAGGCTTCCGCAACGGTGAGCTGCGTTTCCTTATTGCCTCTGACGTGGCTGCCCGCGGCCTTGATGTGCCAAGCGTAAGCCATGTGTTCAACTTCGACGTGCCCAGCCACGCCGAGGATTACGTGCACCGGATTGGTCGGACGGGCCGCGCCGGGCGCGATGGCAAGGCGATCATGATCTGCGTGCCGCGTGACGAAAAGAACTTTGAGGATGTCGAACGTCTGGTTCAAAAAGAGATCCCGCGCCTCGAAAACCTGCTCCATACCGACGCGCCTGCCGCCGAAGAGCCTATTGCCGAAGCGCCAGCCAAAAGCAACGCCAAGCCCAAGCGCACCCGGTCGCGCAGCCGTAAGCCTGATGCACCCCGTGCAGAAAATCCCGCGGCAGACAAGCCCGTCGAAGACACGCAGCCACAGGCCGAAGCGCCGAAAGCTGAAGCGAAGCCTCAGCTCAAACCGGAACCGAATCCTGAGCCTACCCCTGCCCCACAGGCAGCGGCCCCAGTGGCACAGGACGAGCGAAAGCCGAACCGTGGCGGCAATGATGATAAGAAACGTCGTGGTCGCAACGACAAGCGGGGCGCTGGTGATAACCGTGTTGTCGGTCTGGGCGATCATACGCCCGACTTCATCGGCCTCAGCTTTAGAGAACGTATCTAA
- a CDS encoding glycosyltransferase family 2 protein, whose amino-acid sequence MTTTTKWGLVATILAPADEIRRFAAYHLEAGAHRLYLFLDAENAEAFDSLKVHPKIRVVTCDDAYWQKLCGKRPQKHQVRQSQNATRADNRADDVDWLIHMDVDEFLVADRPVGEVLAPLPAAQKIARIRPMEALAGDATAFKAFIPNGPQRVQIVSELYPTYGEYVKGGFLSHLAGKVFVRTGMADVRLQIHNVFQNDAMIDGPEQQPGIDLAHLHAKSWPDWLAAYRYRLEKGSYRSDLAPNRPRDRGGLSMHELFSMIESEGGEPGLRAFFDEVCADSPELRATLKAHGLLRLADLDLDAKVSRHFAS is encoded by the coding sequence ATGACGACGACGACGAAATGGGGGCTGGTTGCCACAATTTTGGCCCCCGCTGACGAGATACGACGCTTTGCCGCCTATCACCTTGAGGCAGGCGCGCATCGGCTTTATCTTTTTCTCGATGCTGAGAACGCAGAGGCTTTCGACAGTTTGAAAGTCCACCCCAAGATCCGCGTCGTCACCTGCGATGATGCCTATTGGCAAAAGCTCTGTGGCAAACGCCCGCAAAAACATCAGGTCCGCCAAAGCCAGAACGCTACTCGCGCCGATAACCGCGCGGATGATGTGGATTGGCTGATCCATATGGATGTGGACGAATTCCTTGTCGCCGACCGCCCTGTGGGCGAGGTGCTCGCCCCCTTGCCCGCAGCGCAAAAGATCGCCCGCATCCGCCCGATGGAGGCTTTGGCGGGCGATGCGACAGCCTTCAAAGCCTTCATTCCGAACGGCCCGCAGCGCGTACAGATCGTGTCGGAGCTTTACCCAACCTATGGCGAATACGTCAAAGGGGGGTTCCTGAGCCATTTGGCCGGGAAGGTTTTTGTCCGCACCGGGATGGCCGACGTTCGCCTGCAAATACACAACGTTTTTCAGAATGACGCGATGATTGACGGGCCAGAGCAACAGCCCGGCATTGATCTGGCACACCTGCACGCGAAAAGCTGGCCCGACTGGCTGGCCGCCTATCGCTACCGGCTTGAAAAAGGCTCCTACCGTTCCGATCTCGCCCCCAACCGCCCCCGTGATCGTGGTGGGCTGTCGATGCATGAGCTCTTCTCCATGATCGAATCCGAAGGGGGCGAGCCGGGATTGCGCGCCTTCTTTGACGAGGTCTGCGCCGACTCGCCCGAACTGCGCGCCACGCTGAAGGCCCATGGGCTCTTGCGCCTTGCCGATCTTGACCTTGATGCAAAGGTGTCGCGCCATTTCGCAAGTTAA